One Helianthus annuus cultivar XRQ/B chromosome 7, HanXRQr2.0-SUNRISE, whole genome shotgun sequence genomic region harbors:
- the LOC110866720 gene encoding uncharacterized protein LOC110866720 isoform X1: protein MSSPSVCSLILVLNIYRCGVLSSRFNLRASALNEGSSFKKVLFLKPSTTGYLVSLEQNDVGFNMEIAGNDMFTTDNSCITGPSENYPKTAVELPVAKISLHSFMEWGLAKSHQI from the exons ATGTCGAGTCCCTCTGTTTGCTCTTTAATTTTGGTATTGAACATTTACAGATGTGGTGTTTTGTCAAGCCGATTCAATCTGAGAGCCTCTGCTCTCAATGAAGGTTCTAG TTTCAAGAAAGTGTTGTTTCTGAAACCGTCCACAACTGGCTATTTAGTTAGTTTGGAGCAAAATGATGTTGGTTTTAACATGGAGATTGCTGGTAATGACATGTTTACTACCGATAACTCTTGCATAACTGGACCAAGTGAAAACTACCCCAAAACGGCTGTTGAATTACCCGTTGCTAAG ATTTCTCTACACAGTTTTATGGAGTGGGGACTAGCTAAATCACATCAGATCTAG